The Coffea arabica cultivar ET-39 chromosome 8e, Coffea Arabica ET-39 HiFi, whole genome shotgun sequence genome window below encodes:
- the LOC113704572 gene encoding uncharacterized protein, with the protein MVPYESLFGRKRRFPIHWDEIGEKKILNPTTVPWIEKAFEKVKLIHQRIRMAQSRQKSYADNRRKDLKLEIGDKMFLKITPLKASLMAEKRKNLQQRFVGLYKVIQHVGNVAYKLELPLNLSRIHNVFHVSILRKYHSDPSHMLQPKEVKIDENLSYEEKSVKLLDRKVKELKHKQIPLVKVLWRNHGIEEATWEVEEEIRKKYQELFINQIREAIYRRAAIGDPVCKGYGEEQETIEHTLFQCPLAQEIWKVAPLIWDGAKDQIGNFQRW; encoded by the exons ATGGTTCCTTACGAATCCCTTTTTGGTCGAAAGCGTCGGTTTCCGATTCATTGGGACGAAATTGGAGAAAAGAAGATTTTGAACCCGACTACCGTGCCTTGGATTGAGAAAGCCTTTGAGAAGGTGAAGTTGATACATCAAAGGATCCGAATGGCTCAAAGccgccaaaagagctacgcggataatcggAGGAAAGATTTGAAACTTGAGATTGGAGATAAGATGTTCCTTAAGATTACACCTTTGAAAGCAAGCCTAATGgcggaaaaaagaaagaacttgCAACAGAGATTTGTAGGCCTCTATAAGGTTATTCAGCACGTAGGGAACGTGGcttataagctggaattaccctTGAACTTATCCAGAATTCATAATGTCTTTCATGTCTCCATACTTAGGAAATATCATTCCGACCCGTCCCATATGTTACAACCGAAAGAAGTGAAAATTGATGAGAATTTGTCATATGAGGAAAAGTCGGTAAAACTCTTAGATCGAAAAGTGAAGGAGTTAAAACACAAGCAAATCCCTCTTGTGAAGGTcttatggagaaatcatggaatcgaggaagcaacttgggaagttGAAGAGGAGATCCGAAAGAAGTATCAAGAGTTATTTATAAATCAAA TCAGAGAGGCAATATACAGGAGAGCTGCAATAGGGGATCCAGTGTGCAAAGGCTATGGAGAGGAACAAGAAACAATAGAGCACACCCTATTCCAATGTCCCCTAGCACAAGAGATTTGGAAAGTAGCTCCATTAATATGGGATGGAGCTAAAGATCAGATAGGAAACTTCCAAAGATGGTGA